The DNA sequence cctttgtcattatggggtagtgtgtagattgagggaaaacattttatttaatcaattttagaataaggctgtataacataacaaaatgtggaaaaacagaaggggtatgaaaactttccgaatgcactgtatacagtgtATGTGACGTAGTACACCATTTTTGGTGACCACTTTtggcgctactttcagaactattGGCTAAAAAGAAtacaaaagtaccggagaatctctATGTTTACTCGATTTATTTgacaaaattttttttttaaataaatcagCATTTTTGTAAATGTGCCTGATTTAGCTAACTAGCGAATTTTCAACTAGCCACTTATCAACAGTCATCTTGGCTTGTGAGATTCCCTCCTTTCTTACCCTCTCAATGGCCTCCTTCTCCTGGGGTGTGACCTGAATATAGTTCATGCCACTTCCAGCCTCCCCACCGACCCCCACtccaacacctcctccaccacctacTCCTCCTCCCTGACCACCCTCCTGGGCTGGCTCATTCAGCATCTGGATGAACTGCTCTTGGTGGCTGCTGATTTGCTGAAAGGGAAACAGACAAACAggattgtgttcattagggcacactatAGAAAAACGGTTCACAATGGAAAACAGGCCTTTCTTATTAGACCAATTCCAAGTAGTCCCTTCTCGCTTTACtcagttttcttccgtttggtacATAATGAACACAACCATGGAGAGAGAGTGATCAGGGGTTTGTTCAGGAAAGAGCAACATTTGACtcaacgttcagatagaaatgcatTGTACAGATCAGGTAACTGTCATATGAGCCAACTGTTAGTCACAGTTCTACACATGACATTTCTACCAGCAACACTGAGTGCAGCCCCTCTACAAATTAATCTGATGTTTTAGATTTGGTCAACGCACCAGTCCAGGCCAGTGGTTCCAAGAACCTTTGATACCTTCAACATTTCACATCGTTGAACAAATCCCAGGTAATTACAGCTGACCAGAGGTTGGTTTGAGGCTGAACACattctgcttcccaaatggcaccttattacctttatagtgcattacttttgaccagagttcacatagggctctagtcaacagtagtgcactataaagagaatagggtaccatttgggacacaaaccagTATCACAGCAGGGGTCTGCTGCTAtgccttcaggctctgatctcATCCCTTCAATATACATGAGAGACCTGGGGAGCTAAATGACACAGACAAATGTATCCGGCAGAAGGACTAGAATTCCATCAATTTCACTGCTCATTGTAGCCAGTTCAACGACAAAATCATGGAATAATTGTCTATCATCAAGAGGCCAGAGATTCGGGAGTATATCGAAGAGACTGTAAATCgaggtgtttgtgtgagtgtgttgtccATACTTGCAGAAGCTGGGGGTTCTCCCTCCCTATCTGCTGTAGTAaggcagggagcagagaggggtTCTGCTGGATGATCTGTCTCATCTGGAGGAACTGGGGCTGGTTAACCAGGAACCCCAGAGGGTTGGCTGGAAACacaggagtgggagagaggggataGGTGGTCACACCATAGAAGGACAATGGCACTGTTCTATTTCCAATCCACACAGTTCTATGTTCCATTTCCATGTTCTATTTCTACAGGTCCATTTTGTATGTTCTTTGTTCACAAAGTTCTACATTCCTCTTCCACACAGCAGCACACCAGTGTTCTAAACACCAGTGTGCCAAACCGTTTATGGCATAGAACAATTGATACAGTACAGCACATAGGGCATCTTTATTATTCAAAGGAAAAGACTAGAAAGCCGTCAAATGCTTTTTCTGTGTCCACTGCATACAGAagtgttgttacacatgtgcatgcaTAGAGTGGagaagcaggcacacacacacacctcctgttGCAGCGCTGGCTAGGGAGCCTGTGCTGGCTGGGGTGGTCATACTGCCTGTGTTCAGAACTGGAGTTCCTCCACCCACAGGAGGCACCACTGGGTCAGCACTCGCATGGCCCTCCTCCCCAGCTGGGATCCCCTGAAGAACAACCACAGGAGATACAACATTAGAGCTGCCAGACAGGGTGGAAGAATCTAGCTCCATCATCCCAGCTCTAAGGAACACATGGATGAAAAACGTCAGAGCACAAAAAAAAAAGGGGATATTTTGAGTCAATGATCACATTAACATGCACACCAATATACCGTTATTATTCGGGATACTCAAGTATTATGCATTTGAGTTGACATACATCATATCCCGTTTACAATAACTAAAAAAATCTTGTATCCCGGTTATGAGAAACCCGGAAAAGACACACAGATCTGTGGCATGTAAACATCTTATCCCGTTTACTGTTTTTTTGCAGTGTGAGCAGGCTCAGTTTTGTATATCATTGGTGTTGTGTGATGTTCTCATCTGATTCTCaaacaaatcatttaaaaaaagtaggctacatgcgCAGTTCGATCCACCATAACGTATTTTGCTGATACTGCGAACAGGACCGTATAGCCTACTGGCTACTTTCAACCCAAATTTAGACAACTTCCTGCTTATAATGTCTGACACTTTGTAGGGCCGCATTATTATTTCTGACATTTGGTTGGCCATGTGTTTGTCAACTAGCCAATcgttagatacatgcagcttcagTTCTGTCATAAATTGTTGccccagaagactaaataaagtagtgctcaccagaataatgtctttCATTGACAGAATTAATTCATTAGTAATCTAGTTAAACACTGCTGAATGTTTTTTAGGGACCAGGGAATAAATGCAATAACTCCAAAACAGTGGAGagatttggacattttgcacaggacCAGAGTTATCAGTTTGACCGattttaaggaaatgaaaagctgagaaaaCAATGAAACACGTTTCTGATAAGACTTCAGTTCGTCTGGgtacatattttatgtggttctTACCGTCTGCTTGCACAAGTGACAAAGACAACATTACAGTAGCATTCACGGGGAGACATGCtgggaaaaatatatttaaaaaaaaaatactgaaatatcacatttgcataagtattcagatcctttacgcagtactttgttgaagcacctttggcagcctcgagtcttctagggtatgacgctacaagcttggcacacctgtatttggggagtttctcccattcttctctgcagatcctttcaagctctgtcaggttggatggggagcgtcgccgcacagctattttcaggggtctccagttggaaggtgaaccgtcgccgccagtctgaggtcctgagcactgcGGAGCAGGTTCtctcaaggatctctgtacttttctccggcaatctttccttcgatcctgactagtctcccagtccctacagctgaaaaacatccccacggcatgatgctgccaccaccatgcttcaccatagggatagtgccaggtttcctccagatgtgacgcatggcattcaggccaaagaatggtctgagagtcctttatggGCTTGccgccagctctaagaagagtcttggtggtcccaaacttctttcatttaagaatgatggaggccactctgttctttGGGTCCGTCAAtactacagacattttttggtacacttccccagatctgacacaatcctgtctcggagctctacggacaattccttcgacctcacagtttttgctctgacatgcacggtcaagtgtgggaccttaaaccttgagctcaatttcgagtctcatagcaaagggtctaaatacttaaaaaaaaaaataataataagcaAAACAGCCctattcttaaatggattaattaaaaataaacacatctaaaaacctgctttcgctttgtcattatggggtattgtgtttagattaagattttttatttattcaatccatttaagaataaggctgtaacttaaaatgcggaaaaagtgaaggggtctgaatactttctgaatgcactgtatattacgCTACATAAGGTTATAgccctacagtcagtgtccatatttcagttactagtccactTAACCCATATTAACTTAAAATTATGAATATTCTGTTTATTAATGGATACAGGGATACTCGTGAGTGGGGTATCaaaaggtgcatgtaaacagcttatccGAACAATACCTTAAGCGGAATATGAGCTACTATCCGGAATACTGTGCGCATGAAAACGTGGTCACTGTCATATTATATCACTTTTAGACTAAACCACTCAGAAAAAAAAAAGGGATGTCAGACTGGAGAAGTGGATGGTGATGGGAGGTACTTACTGTAAGCAGGTACTCCACAGCTCTGTCTGGGTTGTTGAAGCTGGCTCGGAGTGATGCCACCACCTGCTCCCTCTCATAGCCCATCAGCATCATCTCGGTCACCATGTTCTCATATGATTGGCCTGTCACTGAGGAGCAGgaagaacaaccaatcagatgcCATTTTGATCCGGGAGACTCTTGAAAACTTCAGATGACATTCACTAGGATAAACATAGCCTAATGAAAACAGATTGAGAGAGATACAAAAGTGAAAGAAATAGCCCTATATATTTCTATAGGGAAGACAATATTAAGACATGGCTATAGACCTAACTACAAAAGAGAATGTATGCTTTCAGATTATAATCAATTCACAACATTGGGTTAACTCATATCAGGACCATTTACCTAGAGCTGAAGTTGCCTCCTCGAACATGTTCACATTGGCCAAGAGACCAGACGAACTGAAAGATAAGGAATAGAAAGCTGATGAGTACTGTTCCATTTTACCATGATCTGTTCTCAGAAAATACAACCATTAGGAGATATTAATTATACTATAACCGACACTAgcaggtagtgcactataggcaataggctctggtcaaacagtgaactatatagggaacaagACCAGGGCctgtgaacaaaacattagggacaccttCCCAAGATTCACttgcacccccttttgtcctcagaacagcctcaatttgtctgggcaaggtgtcgaaagcgatCCACAGGGACGCTGTTGAttcaaatgcttcccacaattgtgtcaagttggctggatgtcttttgttggtggaccattcttgacacagaaaattgagcatgaaaaacccagctgcgttgcagttcttgacacattcaaacgcCAGGCACTTactcccgttcaaaggcacttcaatcttttgtcttgcctattcaccctcaatggcacacatgcataatccatgtctcaattgagTCAATGcttaaaaattattatttaacatgtctcctccccttgatTTACACTGATTCAAGTAGATTTAACCAGTGACATCAATATgggatcattgctttcacctggacAGTCTCATGGAAACAGTTCAttagttttgtacactcagtgtatatggatAGGTTTGCAATTTGAGAGTCATTGACTGCCGACCCAGCCCTACCTGGTTGGAGTTGATGCTGGGGCTGAGGTGTTGGAGGGCCTCTCCTCAGCTGGTTTGTCCTCTGGTTTGCCCCCCTCAGGTGGGTTATCTGAGCCTGACAAGGCAGCAGCGGGTACTGTGGGGACTGTAGTGCTGGAGGTGGTGGTCGTGGTAGCACCGGAAGGCTGGGCAGCTGCTGGGGCTACTTTAGGCTACATAGAGAATAAGGGAATGTCCAGTGCTCAAGGTTGTGCTTAACAGcatattttatttaaaacatAGGCCTATAGGTGATACAGTACAAATTATTTTAGCAACATGGCTTGTCAGGTAAGAAGCATGTGATCTGATTTAGGCTATACACAATACCGATTGGCAGTAATAATTACCATTTTAGGCCACTATCACTTTGTGAGGTAGCAAAAAAATAGCAAGCCATCTTAAAAAGGCAATTCCACCACTTTAACTAATGAaaattatctccagcacaataccagtctACATGTGAAAACGGCACatttctacattgtggaaaaaTAAAGTTAGAAAGTTCTACCCAATGACATATCAAAAGGTAAAACAGATTTGCGCGGTGAagtggggagcaagaaaatatGAAATACCCTCCGGCTAGAAACGCGTTGTAGGTTTTGAAAAATCACAGTTTAAAACTTTTATCCTACCCTGTGATATCACAGAGAAAAGATTTTTAGGACCTTTTGTTAatatctttttaaccacagatcatagaaatgcTCCGTTTTCACATTTGTAGACACTAGTTTGGTGCGGAGATGAATACGAGGCTGAAAAGTGGCAGAATTGCCCCTTAACTCCCAGGCTGCTCATTTTGATAAGTAGCATTTTTCCATCTGAAGATTTAAAAGAACAGGTTGCACAATATATTTCCACAAATCTAACATCGTGGATTGATGATAATCAAAACCAGTTTAAGTTATTTATGCAAATGTTGATTTGAAAAAAAAGTTGCGAAAATACACGTATCAAAAAGTAATATACCAACAATACATTGGGGCTTTGACATTCAGAGAGGAACGGCCTGGTGGTGGCGGCAACGCATTGTTAACCGGCATACATGTTTGGTCAAGAGGGGAAGAAAGTCTTACTGGGTCAGGGGAACCCCTCGTGCTTCAGTCATATGCGGGCCTCACTTTGTCCCGAACGATTACACTGGCTACCAACAGTGGAAGAGTGTATTCGCCATGAAGCTGAAACCGGTTCTGTGCCCAGTCAATGTAGGCTCCAAGTCCACTGACACCATCAGTGTTACAGCGACATGGCGGGTGGCTTCGGTGATGGATGTGAATCGGCTAAGAAGGTACTAAAGGGCCCAAAGAGTTGTCATGTTATGTTGTTGGTagatgataaaaaaaaacaaagccAGCTATCTAAATGCACCAGGCCATGCAAAACAAACTGGCCCACTCACACAGATCTGGCATGGTGTTTGGGGATGGAATACACTAGCTACAATAACTCAAATCAACAGAATACTACATGTTTTGCAGAAATGAATGGTGTAATATCATAATCGGATGTCATTGTTAATTTTAAAGGTCCTAATTTTTGCTGAACTGCCTGATCTTTATTGGCCGATACAACTTGCAGGATATCAATGGTAGCCAATGTTCCCTACATTATCTTCCTCACTGAGCagatttcaggtctgctgagcacaaACTGGAACACTGAAAATTGTAACTTCCAGCacacgtttactgtgaacaccgAGGCAGTACTCGCTTTAAGTTAGTAGCCTACTTAaaactgtggctatttgatcataatgtaggcctccTAGAGTTGCATATAATccaaaaaatctaaaatctagaAAATGCATCACATAACATTccaacatggaaatagctgttatcgttcagcctacagtagcagccagtgtggtgttcaatgtaggcctacattccattaCTTTTTTAAAAAACATGCAGGGATTgacaacctgtttatccacttgtccttcagacaaggtgactgaaaatgccTATTgactacttagcttattcaagcccgTCTCAAAatacactgcccctttaagacaaaaataaAAACTACCCGACTCGCTTTCAAAAATGAACACGTTTTGTGCTCGTCGGAAGCAATCGCTCCCACATTgttgactacaaatgatctataacttgGCTAATAACTAACTAATTAGcgaaggatatgaacaaatgtaaAATGTGCACATTGCTACATATaactctcgctttgatctcaaaacaagagcatctactcacgaccgctcatgctgtaaaaaagcaatccagttcaaagtgaatggcacagatccatatatggcaatggtgtatttgcatatacagtgccagtcaaatgTTGACAGCTACTCATtcgtttctttatttttactattttctacattgtagaacattgaagacatcaaacctatgaaataagttatttttattttattttttaagtgttaaaatctaaatatattttatatttgagattcttcaaagtagccacccgttgccttgatgacagctttgcacactttttgcattcactcaaccaggttcacctggaatgcttttccaaaaatcttgaaggagttcccacaaatgctgagcacttgttggttgcttttccttcaatctgtggtccaactcatcccaaaccatctcaattggatagAAGTCAggtgatctgatgcagcactccaaatcttggtcaaatagcccttacacagcctagaggtgtgttgggtcattgtcctgttgaaaaacaaatgatagtgggactaagcgcaaacctgatgggatggcgcgtcgctgcagaatgctgtggtagccatgctgattaagtgtgccttgaattcaaaataaatcacagggtcaccagcaaagcacccatacacctcctcctccatgcttcacggtgggaaccacacggagatcatccgttcacctactctgcgtctcaaagatacggcggttggaacccaaaatctcaaatttggactcatcagaccaaatgacagatttccatcagcctaatatccattgcttgtttctttgcccaagcaagtctcttcttattggtgtcctcctgtagtgttttttttgcagcaattcaaccatgaaggcctgattcacgcagtctactctgaacagttgatgttgagatgtgtctgttacttgaactctgtgaagcatttatttggctggAATCCGAGGTGCAGTTaacaaatgaacttatcctttgcagcagaggtaactctgggtcttcctttcctgtggcggtcctcatgagagccagttatcatagcgcttgatggtttttgcaactgctcttgaagaaactttcaaagtgctTGACATTTTTGTTATTAACTGACCACGTCTTAAAAGAATGATactatcatttctctttgcttatttgagctgttcttgccataatatggacttggtcttttaccaaatagggccatcttctgtacaccacccttaccttgtcgcaatacaactgatttgctcaaacgcattaaaaaggaaagaaaatccacaaattaagggacacctgtcaattgaaatacattccaggtgactacttcatgaagctggttgagacaatgccaagagtgtgcaaagctcatcaaggcaaaggctggttactttgaagaatctcaaatatattttgatttgttgaacacttttttggtaattacatgattccatgtgtgttatttcatagttttgatgtcttcac is a window from the Salmo trutta chromosome 23, fSalTru1.1, whole genome shotgun sequence genome containing:
- the rad23b gene encoding UV excision repair protein RAD23 homolog B, encoding MQITLKTLQQQTFKIDIDAEETVKTLKEKIENEKGKDGFPVAGQKLIYAGKILNDDTALKEYKIDEKNFVVVMVAKPKVAPAAAQPSGATTTTTSSTTVPTVPAAALSGSDNPPEGGKPEDKPAEERPSNTSAPASTPTSSSGLLANVNMFEEATSALVTGQSYENMVTEMMLMGYEREQVVASLRASFNNPDRAVEYLLTGIPAGEEGHASADPVVPPVGGGTPVLNTGSMTTPASTGSLASAATGANPLGFLVNQPQFLQMRQIIQQNPSLLPALLQQIGRENPQLLQQISSHQEQFIQMLNEPAQEGGQGGGVGGGGGVGVGVGGEAGSGMNYIQVTPQEKEAIERLKALGFPEGLVIQAYFACEKNENLAANFLLQQNFDDD